A genomic window from Nematostella vectensis chromosome 9, jaNemVect1.1, whole genome shotgun sequence includes:
- the LOC5525170 gene encoding phosphatidylinositol-glycan-specific phospholipase D translates to MLECWLYSAFLISCFSISIIISPSLQCGISTHIAIAHQALEWFDDQRGNTSYRKIILAHQDGFIAGNPYPDAMYSNLCYGGKYHQVAEDTHWVPFLNATVNYIRRKYPKPWDEATEKLVAFTLGYVSHQMADVTWHSLGIKQGFLRTMGDVNFFGSFPAAHSVGDEGGDLINTFEGDTKPVPLSMDKWFVPTKDLAIIYNEYYGKEVITEEEIKVCTGIIFLGWLGEKIAGAKIFKKYASASPFLTEQLHEYFQGGLSDMAGWTGLIWHDAIDMLEHGTNICNVPHSPISIHCNTTRRKRLASPLQEKTLKNPGLSIPISELLDMSSLSLEDIVVEETHRGILYSARKHLNKRIAHQRQMIKPKITSPKPIVNMAQDDLSYKSATYGLKQAYAKLGWSISSGNFSGVNTSLVISAPEYGTPGRSQYGKVYLIHSDKGGSFPFHDMDLDECADMSLDGIVPNGRFGYDLAVSDLNKDGIDDLAVSAPSEGADNLQYTGAVYVYYGVLGKGIPIKPDLTIIGKGQYYNLGTKLLGADIDSDGYRDLIIGSPYAPAGGPQRGSVTVFLAKTARKQGEVLSVTNADWSIAGEQDFSWFGNAMHVMDYARQKTLIVSAPAFRICAEADCRNSPHDTQTVGRVYVYPIQPGASPTFSVSITGNETFMKLGMSLSVGSPYLDDAPYLAVSAATKAVTVHLPANIESTFEQSGVVYLLNMSGILQRKQNVSLTNMTVAALFEGDRRFARTGWVVDWADVNMDGIQDLLFSAPFRTNDITEELVGSEEGELYVYYGGKVFPRGQGTRGCTDIDPCPGEKASIAISSGGEHSRFGSSFFALPSNNMKTVDRYVAVSAPRSSALAFHAGTVHLYRFTSSF, encoded by the exons ATGCTGGAATGCTGGTTGTACTCCGCTTTTCTAATCTCTTGTTTTTCTATCTCTATAATTATTTCTCCATCTTTGCAATGTGGCATCAGTACGCACATTGCCATAGCACACCAAGCTCTCGAGTGGTTTGACGATCAGAGAGGGAATACAAGCTACCGAAAGATTATTTTAGCTCACCAAGATGGCTTTATTGCCGGAAATCCGTACCCTGACGCGATGTATTCAAATTTGTGCTATGGCGGCAAGTACCACCAAGTCGCTGAAGATACGCATTGGGTCCCTTTCCTGAACGCTACTGTGAATTACATCAGACGAAAATACCCCAAGCCGTGGGACGAG GCCACAGAGAAGCTAGTAGCCTTCACTCTTGGATATGTTTCTCATCAAATGGCGGATGTGACTTGGCACAGTCTCGGCATTAAACAGGGATTCCTACGGACCATGGGAGATGTCAATTTCTTTGGGTCATTTCCAGCTGCTCATAGTGTTGGTGATGAAGGAGGTGATCTCATCAACACATTCGAAGGAGATACAAAGCCTGTGCCACTATCCATGGATAAATG GTTTGTACCAACTAAAGACCTTGCAATTATATACAATGAGTACTATGGCAAGGAAGTGATCACAGAAGAGGAAATAAAGGTCTGTACTGGGATTATCTTCCTAGGCTGGCTAGGAGAAAAAATCGCCGGGGCCAAGATATTCAAGAAATATGCTTCAGCATCACCTTTCTTAACTGAGCAACTCCATGAATACTTTCAAG GTGGTTTATCTGACATGGCTGGATGGACTGGCCTGATTTGGCATGATGCAATTGATATGTTGGAGCATGGAACTAATATCTGCAATGTACCTCATAGCCCTATTTCTATCCACTGCAACACCACCAGACGTAAACGTTTAGCGAGTCCTCTACAAGAAAAGACTTTGAAGAATCCAGGCCTTTCTATCCCAATCAGTGAATTATTGGATATGAGTAGCCTTTCTCTAGAAGATATTGTTGTGGAAGAAACCCATAGGGGAATATTGTACAGTGCAAGGAAGCATTTAAATAAGAGGATTGCACATCAAAGACAGATGATAAAACCTAAGATAACCTCTCCTAAACCAATTGTTAACATGGCACAGGATGATTTATCTTACAAAAGTGCAACCTATGGTTTGAAGCAGGCATATGCTAAGCTTGGTTG GTCCATATCTTCTGGTAACTTCAGTGGTGTTAATACAAGCCTGGTCATAAGTGCACCAGAGTATggcacgcctgggcggagccaGTATGGCAAGGTTTATCTTATACATTCTGACAAGGGTGGGAGTTTTCCATTTCATGACATGGATCTTGATGAATGTGCTGATATGAGTCTGGATGGTATTGTCCCTAATGGAAGGTTTGGCTATGATTTAGCAGTGTCTGATCTCAACAAAGATGGAATTGATGACTTGGCAGTCAGTGCTCCATCTGAGG GAGCTGACAACCTCCAGTACACCGGTGCTGTGTATGTGTACTATGGTGTTCTTGGAAAAGGCATTCCCATCAAGCCAGATCTAACCATTATAGGAAAAGGCCAGTACTACAACCTTGGCACCAAATTACTAGGGGCTGATATAGATAGTGATGGCTACAGGGACCTTATCATAGGTTCTCCCTATGCCCCCGCTGGTGGTCCCCAGAGAGGGTCTGTTACTGTCTTCCTGGCAAAGACTGCAAGGAAGCAAGGAGAGGTGCTGAGTGTAACCAATGCTGATTGGTCAATTGCTGGCGAGCAGGATTTCAGTTGGTTTGGTAATGCAATGCATGTTATGGATTATGCCAGGCAGAAAACACTCATTGTCTCTGCACCAGCATTTAG GATCTGTGCAGAAGCTGATTGCAGGAACTCCCCACATGATACCCAGACTGTGGGACGGGTGTATGTGTATCCAATACAGCCTGGTGCTTCTCCAACTTTTAGTGTCTCGATTACTGGAAACGAGACATTCATGAAGCTTGGCATGTCACTGTCTGTTGGCAGTCCTTATTTGGATGATGCACCTTATTTAGCAGTATCTGCTGCAACTAAAG CTGTCACTGTGCATCTGCCAGCGAACATTGAGTCAACTTTTGAGCAAAGTGGAGTTGTTTATTTGCTGAACATGAGTGGCATACTTCAGAGGAAGCAGAATGTCTCTCTTACAAACATGACG GTTGCTGCTTTATTTGAGGGTGATCGTAGATTTGCGCGGACTGGCTGGGTTGTTGACTGGGCGGATGTCAATATGGATGGCATACAGGACCTGCTTTTCTCAGCACCATTTAGGACAAATGATATCACAGAAGAACTCGTAGGAT ctgaaGAGGGCGAACTTTATGTTTACTATGGAGGCAAAGTCTTTCCACGGGGGCAAGGTACTCGTGGATGCACAGACATTGACCCATGCCCCGGCGAAAAG GCATCAATTGCGATATCATCTGGAGGA GAGCACTCCCGTTTTGGCTCTTCTTTCTTCGCTTTGCCTAGCAACAACATGAAGACTGTTGACCGTTATGTTGCCGTGTCAGCACCCCGCAGCTCAGCTCTCGCCTTCCACGCAGGAACAGTACATCTGTACAGGTTTACCAGTAGTTTTTGA
- the LOC116616330 gene encoding glycerol-3-phosphate phosphatase-like translates to MAVRLHQNNLRSFVESFDNFIFDCDGVLWVHAGIVPGVPELLQSLRKLGKKVFFVTNNNTKTREQFLEKFSKYGIQASHTEIYTSAYSTAYYIKNIMKCNKKVYMIGGKGLSEELTQLGIPNIGYGPDCIDEGTDVQYDDLEVDLDPEVGTVACGFDQFISVKKYIKASTYIVNRGCNFIATNMDDRLPTSNGITMPGTGCMVSFLATATRKQPIVAGKPARTSFDCIVHKYNIDPSRTLMVGDRLDTDVLYGHRCGTKALLVLSGCTTLEDVDKAKRSSKPDDQEKVPDFYLPSIADLLPAVIEMLNES, encoded by the exons ATGGCGGTTAGACTGCACCAGAATAATCTTCGATCTTTTGTCGAATCGTTCGATAATTTTATTTTCGACTGCGATG GTGTTCTATGGGTGCATGCTGGGATCGTGCCTGGCGTTCCCGAGCTTCTTCAGTCGCTGCGAAAGTTG GGGAAGAAAGTTTTCTTTGTAACtaacaacaacacaaaaacaagGGAGCAGTTCCTTGAGAAATTCTCCAAATATGGCATACAAGCAAGTCACACAGAGATATACACCTCTGCGTATTCAACGGCCTACTACATCAAGAACATCATGAAGTGCAACAAGAAAGTGTATATGATCGGAGGGAAAGGCCTTTCTGAGGAGCTGACACAACTAGGAATCCCAAACATTGGATATGGG CCTGACTGTATAGATGAAGGAACTGACGTACAGTATGATGATTTAGAAGTTGATTTAGACCCAGAG GTTGGTACAGTTGCCTGTGGCTTTGACCAATTTATCAGTGTCAAAAAGTACATCAAAGCTTCTACATACATAGTGAATAGAGGGTGTAACTTCATAGCTACAAACATGGACGACCGACTACCAACATCTAATGGTATAACAATGCCCGGCACTGGCTGCATGGTGTCATTTCTGGCAACAGCAACCAGGAAGCAGCCAATAGTAGCAGGCAAGCCAGCAAGAACCAGCTTTGACTGTATTGTGCATAA GTACAACATTGATCCATCGAGAACACTAATGGTAGGAGACAG ACTTGACACAGATGTGTTGTACGGTCACAGGTGTGGAACTAAAGCCTTGCTTGTTTTGTCTGGGTGCACGACCCTTGAAGATGTAGACAAGGCAAAGAGATCATCAAAGCCAGATGATCAAGAGAAAGTTCCAGACTTTTACCTACCTTCAATAGCCGACCTTTTGCCTGCTGTAATAGAAATGCTCAATGAAAGCTAG
- the LOC5509451 gene encoding excitatory amino acid transporter 3, whose product MTKGFYGGNRCGRCCGGFWKRCKQDLLLILIVIGVFVGFVIGFLANGPVNRIQSPEEKTTTIILIGLLGELFMAMLKMLILPLIMASLICALGVLDSSATGKIGRRTVLYYLCTTLIAVLLGIAMVSIIQPGKGDKPKGERIEQSAGPRRNLDSFLDLIRSLFPNNIVEATFMQKTTKYKSGPGKYTYYNVTVDMSKNKTYTTPIFSNGTHNITTLRNTIYGPSETIPDGYSRTWGLNVLGIVMFSIVFGIVLGRMGERGAPLKSFFETLNEVIMQMITIVMWLSPIGICSLIAKNLVQMGDIPSAFKALGMFIGTSLAALLIHGLVILPLVYFICTRRNPFKYMFNLVDALVTAFGTDSSSATLPTTIRCCEEENHVDKRIVRFVLPLGATVNMDGTALYEGVCCLWIAQMNGIELGPGEIVTTVLTATAAAIGAAGIPSAGLVTMLIVLQAVGLPTDDIALIWSVDWFIDRFRTMVNITGDAYGAGVVEHLSRDDLMLMDHVAQENGQTLELAERYTPHGTDSAHAV is encoded by the exons ATGACTAAAGGCTTCTATGGCGGGAATCGTTGTGGAAGGTGTTGTGGTGGCTTTTGGAAGCGCTGCAAACAGGATTTGCTTCTAATCTTAATCGTAATTGGAGTATTTGTTGGCTTTGTCATTGGTTTTCTAGCAAATGGACCGGTCAACAGAATCCAGAGCCCTGAAGAGAAAACGACAACGATTATTTTGATCGGCCTTTTGGGCGAACTTTTTATGGCGATGTTGAAAATGCTTATTCTTCCATTGATCATGGCAAGCTTGATCTGTGCCTTAGGAGTTCTGGATTCTAGTGCTACGGGCAAGATAGGCCGTAGGACGGTGCTGTATTATTTATGCACTACATTGATCGCTGTCCTTCTGGGGATCGCAATGGTTTCGATTATTCAGCCGGGAAAGGGCGACAAACCTAAGGGTGAACGAATTGAGCAAAGTGCCGGGCCACGAAGGAACCTGGATTCTTTCCTGGACCTTATCAG ATCGCTATTCCCTAACAACATCGTCGAGGCCACCTTTATGCAG AAAACCACCAAATACAAGTCCGGACCTGGGAAATACACGTACTATAATGTCACGGTGGATATGAGTAAGAATAAAACCTACACTACTCCCATCTTCAGTAACGGCACCCATAACATTACCACCCTACGGAACACCATCTACGGCCCCTCCGAGACCATACCTGATGGGTACTCCCGCACGTGGGGACTCAACGTGCTCGGCATCGTCATGTTCTCCATCGTGTTCGGGATCGTGCTGGGGCGCATGGGCGAGCGAGGGGCTCCACTCAAGTCATTCTTCGAGACTCTGAATGAGGTCATCATGCAGATGATTACCATCGTCATGTG GCTCTCTCCTATCGGCATCTGCAGTCTAATCGCCAAGAACCTCGTTCAGATGGGTGACATTCCCTCGGCGTTCAAGGCCCTCGGGATGTTTATCGGGACATCCCTCGCCGCGCTACTTATCCACGGGTTGGTGATTCTACCGCTCGTCTACTTCATATGCACTCGCCGTAACCCTTTCAAGTACATGTTCAATTTGGTGGATGCTCTCGTCACAGCCTTCGGGACTGACTCGAG CTCGGCCACCCTGCCGACCACCATCCGATGCTGTGAGGAGGAGAACCACGTGGACAAGCGCATCGTTCGGTTCGTCCTTCCGCTCGGCGCCACTGTCAACATGGACGGCACGGCCTTGTACGAAGGGGTCTGCTGCTTGTGGATCGCTCAGATGAACGGCATTGAGCTTGGACCGGGCGAGATCGTCACCACTGT GCTCACGGCGACAGCGGCAGCTATTGGAGCAGCCGGTATCCCTTCGGCAGGCCTGGTTACCATGCTGATCGTGCTTCAGGCTGTGGGCCTCCCGACAGATGATATTGCCCTTATTTGGTCCGTCGACTGGTTCAT TGACCGGTTCCGTACCATGGTGAACATCACGGGTGATGCATACGGCGCAGGCGTGGTCGAGCACTTGTCACGTGACGATCTGATGCTGATGGACCATGTGGCTCAAGAGAATGGCCAAACGCTGGAGCTAGCAGAGCGCTACACGCCGCATGGCACCGACTCCGCGCATGCCGTGTGA